One part of the Pristis pectinata isolate sPriPec2 chromosome 15, sPriPec2.1.pri, whole genome shotgun sequence genome encodes these proteins:
- the slc38a4 gene encoding sodium-coupled neutral amino acid transporter 4 has translation MDRMELRKVSNEADDETNSDDSIDEGYTKIPEPEKAPIGSQFVDEDDAESQRFLTSGFLRKTKYEEYQEEYHPGMTSFGMSAFNLSNAIMGSGILGLSYAMANTGILLFVILLLGVAILSLYSVHLLLKTAKEGGSLIYEKLGERAFGWPGKIAAFSSITMQNIGAMSSYLFIVKYELPEVIRAFMGTEEVSGQWYTNGNYLVVIVSLCIILPLTFLKNLGYLGYTSGFSLSCMVFFVGVVIYKKSQIPCPLPAFGHYSGNVTSLANTTGHVLIMHPMVLNESTDHDVNLMMPSINGHTANHNEDDSSIVHTNGFSYDARDEGDMCKPKYFVFNSQTAYTIPILAFAFVCHPEVLPIYSELKDRSQKKMQHVSNVSITAMLIMYLLAATFGYLTFLGQVETELLHTYTKVYQFDVLILCVRLAVLVAVTLTVPIVLFPIRASIQELIFPRRSFNWIRHIGIAGILLVLNNLLVIFVPSIRDIFGFIGASAATMLIFILPSACYIRLVKKESMRSMQKIGAAIFLVIGIIFMIGSLTLIVIDWIHNPPGSGGH, from the exons ATGGATCGCATGGAGCTAAGGAAAGTGAGCAATGAGGCTGATGATGAGACCAACAGTGATGACAGTATAGATGAAGGCTACACCAAAATACCAGAACCAGAGAAAGCTCCAATTGGCAG TCAATTTGTTGATGAAGATGATGCCGAAAGTCAGAGGTTTTTAACAAGTGGATttttaaggaaaacaaaatatgaagAATATCAGGAAGAATAT CATCCTGGGATGACATCATTTGGAATGTCAGCATTTAATCTCAGCAATGCAATCATGGGCAGTGGCATTCTTGGCCTGTCCTATGCTATGGCCAACACTGGAATCTTACTGTTTGT GATCCTGTTACTCGGAGTGGCAATATTATCCTTGTATTCTGTTCACCTCTTACTAAAGACTGCAAAAGAAGGAG gctCTCTGATTTATGAGAAATTAGGAGAGCGAGCATTTGGATGGCCTGGGAAAATTGCAGCTTTCAGCTCTATTACAATGCAAAATATTGGAG CCATGTCAAGTTATTTGTTCATTGTGAAATATGAACTACCAGAAGTTATTCGTGCATTTATGGGAACTGAAGAGGTCAGTGG acagtggtatACAAATGGCAATTACCTTGTTGTAATTGTGTCGCTGTGCATCATCCTGCCTCtgacctttttaaaaaatttag GTTACCTTGGATACACAAGTGGATTTTCCCTTTCTTGTATGGTCTTCTTTGTTGGCGTT GTAATATACAAGAAATCTCAGATCCCCTGCccgttgcctgcatttggtcacTATTCTGGAAATGTGACGTCACTGGCAAACACCACAGGACATGTTTTAATAATGCATCCAATGGTACTCAACGAATCCACTGATCATGATGTAAACCTCATGATGCCCTCTATTAATGGACACACCGCCAACCACAACGAAGATGATTCCTCCATCGTCCACACTAATGGTTTCAGTTATGATGCTCGTGATGAAGGTGACATGTGCAAACCCAAGTACTTCGTATTCAACTCACAG aCAGCCTACACCATCCCCATTTTGGCCTTTGCATTTGTGTGTCACCCTGAAGTACTCCCAATCTACAGTGAACTTAAAGA tcGATCGCAGAAGAAAATGCAGCATGTCTCCAATGTGTCGATTACTGCAATGCTCATCATGTACCTGTTGGCTGCTACATTTGGCTATCTGACCTTTTTAG GACAAGTTGAAACAGAATTGCTTCACACCTACACTAAAGTCTACCAATTTGACGTTCTGATTTTGTGTGTTCGTCTGGCTGTGCTGGTAGCTGTCACACTGACTGTGCCCATTGTGCTTTTCCCG ATTCGAGCATCGATCCAGGAACTGATATTTCCAAGAAGGTCATTCAACTGGATACGACATATTGGAATTGCAGGGATCCTGTTGGTTTTAAACAACCTTCTAGTGATATTCGTTCCAAGCATTAGAGATATTTTTGGCTTCATTG GGGCATCTGCAGCTACGATGCTTATCTtcattctcccctcagcctgttaTATCAGACTTGTAAAGAAAGAATCGATGAGATCCATGCAAAAGATTGGG GCTGCAATTTTTCTTGTAATTGGCATCATTTTTATGATTGGAAGCTTGACCCTGATTGTCATTGATTGGATTCACAACCCCCCGGGATCAGGTGGCCATTAA